One Photobacterium sp. TY1-4 genomic window carries:
- the istA gene encoding IS21 family transposase yields MLSREDFYMIKQLRQQGAFIVDIAHQIGCSERTVRRQLALPAPCKGRPKTPRPSKLEPFKNFIDGKLNDNIWNAEVIFQQLRERGYQGGRSILRAYIHPKRRLRPSNQTVRFETLPGQQLQHDWGEVRTVIAGQPCNVSIAVNVLSYSRRFHVWSCLSQDAEHTYQSLIEAFHHFGGVPETVLVDNQKAAVLSHHPRQGAVFNEGFQLLAKHYGFQPKACRPQRPQTKGKVERMVGYVKHHFFARYAAFDSQAHLNQQLLQWLEETADERCLRQFRQSPLTRFDDERPRLKTLPPTDFDTRYYDVRHVACDAYIEVRGNRYSVPSAYCGQSVTIRISLEGELSVYGIEGECIACHRLSQQGWQTEPAHHRALWQQTLQVETRDLRIYDEVSS; encoded by the coding sequence ATGCTAAGCCGAGAGGACTTCTACATGATAAAGCAACTTCGTCAACAAGGGGCATTTATTGTGGATATTGCCCATCAAATTGGGTGCTCTGAGCGCACCGTTCGACGTCAACTGGCGCTGCCTGCGCCGTGCAAAGGCCGGCCTAAGACACCCAGGCCCAGCAAGCTGGAGCCGTTTAAAAACTTCATCGACGGCAAACTGAATGACAATATCTGGAATGCTGAAGTGATTTTCCAGCAGTTGCGAGAGCGGGGATATCAGGGCGGAAGATCGATCCTCCGCGCCTACATTCACCCTAAACGCCGCCTGCGGCCAAGCAACCAAACGGTTCGCTTCGAGACCCTGCCGGGCCAACAGTTACAGCATGACTGGGGAGAAGTACGCACCGTGATTGCAGGCCAACCCTGCAACGTCTCTATTGCCGTGAACGTGCTGTCTTACTCCCGACGTTTCCACGTCTGGTCCTGCCTGAGCCAGGATGCCGAGCATACTTACCAGTCCTTGATAGAAGCGTTCCATCACTTTGGAGGCGTGCCTGAAACCGTCCTGGTGGACAATCAAAAAGCAGCGGTACTTTCACATCACCCTCGGCAAGGCGCGGTCTTCAACGAAGGTTTTCAACTGCTGGCGAAGCATTATGGTTTTCAACCCAAGGCCTGTCGCCCCCAGCGTCCTCAGACCAAGGGGAAGGTCGAGCGCATGGTCGGCTATGTGAAGCACCACTTCTTTGCGCGTTATGCGGCTTTCGACAGTCAGGCTCATCTCAACCAACAACTGCTCCAGTGGCTCGAAGAGACGGCAGATGAGCGCTGCCTGCGCCAGTTCCGGCAATCCCCGCTGACGCGCTTTGATGACGAGCGCCCGAGATTAAAAACGTTGCCGCCAACCGACTTTGACACCCGTTACTATGATGTGCGTCACGTTGCCTGTGATGCGTACATTGAAGTCCGGGGCAACCGCTACAGCGTGCCGTCCGCTTACTGTGGTCAGTCGGTGACCATCCGCATCAGCCTGGAGGGTGAACTGAGCGTCTATGGCATAGAAGGCGAATGTATAGCTTGCCATCGATTATCTCAACAAGGCTGGCAGACGGAGCCGGCACACCACCGCGCCTTGTGGCAACAAACCTTACAGGTGGAAACCCGTGATCTTCGCATCTACGACGAGGTGTCATCATGA
- the istB gene encoding IS21-like element helper ATPase IstB, with protein sequence MNLDSLLQKLKMEHLQLGLDSICEHAAKQELDYRAFLTQALSEEWHGRHQKGFESRLKQARLPWVKTVEEFDFTFQPSIDRKLIRELSGLGFIERNENVVLLGPPGVGKTHLAIALAVKAAEAGHRVMFLPLDKLLSTLLKAKQENRLERQLQLLIYPKLLVLDEIGYLPMSREEASLFFRLVNRRYERASTILTSNKSFIDWGDVFGDQAIATAILDRLLHHSTTLNIKGDSYRLKDKRKAGMLTSLPEEETPTTT encoded by the coding sequence ATGAACCTCGACAGCTTGCTTCAGAAACTAAAAATGGAGCACCTACAACTGGGCCTCGACAGCATCTGTGAACACGCCGCCAAGCAAGAGCTGGACTACCGAGCCTTCCTGACCCAGGCACTGAGCGAAGAGTGGCATGGCAGGCACCAAAAAGGCTTCGAGTCCCGTCTCAAACAAGCACGGTTGCCTTGGGTGAAAACGGTTGAAGAGTTCGATTTTACCTTCCAGCCCAGCATTGACCGCAAGCTGATACGGGAGTTAAGCGGGCTGGGGTTTATCGAGCGTAATGAAAACGTGGTGCTGCTCGGTCCTCCAGGCGTTGGGAAAACCCATTTGGCGATTGCCCTTGCCGTCAAAGCGGCTGAAGCCGGGCACCGGGTCATGTTCCTGCCCCTGGATAAGCTGCTCAGCACACTGCTGAAAGCGAAGCAGGAAAACCGGCTTGAGCGTCAGCTTCAACTGCTGATTTACCCGAAACTGTTGGTGCTGGATGAAATAGGTTACTTACCCATGTCCAGAGAAGAGGCCAGTCTGTTCTTCCGCCTGGTGAACCGTCGCTATGAGCGCGCCAGTACCATACTGACTTCGAACAAGAGCTTTATTGACTGGGGCGATGTGTTCGGAGATCAAGCGATTGCTACGGCTATCCTTGATCGGCTGCTTCATCATTCCACCACGCTCAATATCAAGGGGGACAGTTATCGACTGAAAGATAAGCGTAAGGCCGGTATGCTCACGAGCCTGCCGGAAGAAGAAACACCCACGACAACCTAA
- a CDS encoding DUF2004 domain-containing protein, giving the protein MDKKVELALEAIRASHGTESGEYGIDLFVSHHLDELPATVWLEIIGKENPSFDDVLSALILTYAEDDVYDFTLPNDVTNYLISVSFDENGQIVDIVMES; this is encoded by the coding sequence ATGGATAAAAAAGTAGAGTTAGCTTTGGAAGCTATAAGAGCCTCACACGGAACAGAGTCAGGTGAATACGGTATCGACTTGTTCGTATCTCATCATTTAGATGAACTCCCCGCAACAGTATGGCTAGAAATTATAGGTAAAGAAAATCCAAGCTTCGATGACGTTTTGTCTGCACTTATATTAACTTACGCCGAGGACGACGTTTATGATTTCACTTTACCCAATGATGTCACTAATTACCTAATAAGCGTTTCATTTGATGAAAATGGTCAAATTGTTGATATTGTGATGGAAAGCTGA
- a CDS encoding IS630 family transposase, producing MAIIAPIPRPERRRMHKAIQSTADKGFARRLIALLALHDGKSIVEVHALTGAARSSIGRWINWFTECGMDGLKSMDTGRPPLLPMNEMLSMLVLLIQLSPQDLGYQRSRWSTELLTLELNKLFRSSVAASTVRRWLPKAGIVWRRAAPTLCIRDPHRTEKMDKINQALANCSARHPVFYEDEVDINLNPKIGADWVMKGQQKRVPTPGKNEKHYLAGALHSATGKVLYVSSCSKNSELFIAMLEKLKRHYRGAKTITLILDNYIIHKSRKTQAWLKQNPKFILLFQPVYSPWVNVIERLWNALHETITRNHKCSYMWQLLRQVKFFMDNVSPFPGGGHGIIKM from the coding sequence ATGGCCATCATAGCACCGATTCCACGTCCGGAACGTCGAAGAATGCACAAAGCGATTCAATCAACAGCAGATAAAGGTTTTGCCCGTCGATTAATTGCACTTCTTGCCCTGCATGATGGTAAGTCTATCGTTGAAGTTCATGCCCTGACTGGTGCTGCTCGCTCCTCTATCGGACGCTGGATTAACTGGTTTACTGAGTGTGGTATGGACGGGTTGAAATCAATGGATACCGGCCGTCCACCGCTGTTACCCATGAATGAAATGCTTTCTATGTTAGTACTTCTGATTCAGCTATCACCACAGGATTTAGGATATCAGCGAAGCCGCTGGAGTACCGAGCTGCTGACACTGGAATTGAACAAATTGTTTCGTTCATCCGTTGCCGCCTCAACTGTCCGTCGCTGGTTACCTAAAGCTGGCATTGTTTGGCGACGAGCAGCGCCAACACTCTGTATCAGAGATCCGCATCGCACTGAAAAGATGGATAAAATCAATCAAGCCTTAGCCAATTGCTCTGCAAGACATCCTGTCTTTTACGAGGATGAAGTTGATATCAATTTAAACCCTAAAATCGGTGCTGATTGGGTGATGAAAGGCCAGCAAAAACGCGTCCCGACACCGGGAAAAAATGAAAAACACTATCTTGCGGGAGCGCTTCATTCGGCAACAGGCAAGGTGTTATATGTCAGCAGCTGTAGCAAAAACTCAGAGTTATTCATCGCGATGTTAGAGAAACTCAAGCGCCACTATCGTGGCGCAAAAACGATCACACTTATCCTGGATAACTACATCATTCATAAGAGCCGAAAAACACAAGCCTGGCTAAAACAAAATCCCAAGTTCATTTTGCTGTTTCAGCCTGTTTATTCGCCTTGGGTCAATGTTATCGAGCGGCTGTGGAATGCGCTGCATGAAACCATCACACGGAACCACAAATGTAGCTATATGTGGCAACTTCTTCGGCAGGTGAAGTTCTTCATGGACAACGTATCACCATTTCCAGGAGGCGGGCATGGGATTATCAAAATGTAG
- a CDS encoding pyridoxamine 5'-phosphate oxidase family protein: MGKLTEHLSPRQISFIEQQHLFFVATAAAEGTVNLSPKGMDSFRILNEKQVIWLNVTGSGNETAAHVQQNPRMTVMFCALRGAPDILRLYGQATAIHRADPAWQSYISLFPELPGTRQLFLLDIDQVQSSCGMSVPLFDYVGERDSLIAWAEKKGPAGVEAYWAQRNQISLDGFESHILEKSGTAAKFSSD; encoded by the coding sequence ATGGGAAAACTGACCGAACACTTATCTCCCCGCCAAATCAGCTTTATTGAGCAGCAACATTTGTTTTTTGTCGCCACGGCTGCGGCTGAAGGGACGGTGAATCTCTCGCCCAAGGGGATGGATTCATTTCGGATCCTGAACGAGAAGCAGGTGATTTGGCTCAATGTCACCGGCAGTGGGAATGAAACCGCGGCCCATGTTCAACAAAACCCGCGGATGACGGTGATGTTCTGTGCCTTGCGCGGCGCGCCGGACATCCTCCGCTTGTATGGCCAGGCCACGGCGATCCACCGCGCCGATCCAGCCTGGCAGAGCTACATCAGTTTATTTCCCGAGTTGCCAGGCACCCGCCAGTTGTTTTTACTGGATATCGACCAGGTGCAATCATCGTGCGGGATGTCTGTGCCGCTGTTTGACTATGTCGGGGAGCGGGATAGCTTGATCGCCTGGGCGGAAAAGAAAGGCCCGGCGGGTGTTGAAGCCTACTGGGCGCAACGCAATCAGATCAGCCTGGACGGATTTGAAAGCCATATACTGGAAAAATCCGGTACCGCGGCAAAATTTAGCTCGGACTAG
- a CDS encoding DUF2164 domain-containing protein codes for MPSIEFSNQEKAVLVEKLQRYFDNELDQELGQFDAEFLLDFIAKEIGVYFYNRGLYDAQAVLDHKFDELKDAIEQIEQPTTWVR; via the coding sequence ATGCCATCGATTGAATTCTCCAATCAGGAAAAAGCAGTGCTGGTCGAGAAGTTGCAGCGCTATTTCGACAACGAGCTGGATCAGGAGCTGGGACAGTTTGATGCTGAGTTCTTGCTGGATTTCATTGCCAAAGAAATCGGCGTCTATTTCTACAATCGCGGCCTGTATGATGCCCAGGCCGTCTTGGATCATAAGTTCGACGAGCTGAAGGATGCGATTGAACAGATAGAGCAACCGACGACATGGGTTCGTTAG